The Megalobrama amblycephala isolate DHTTF-2021 linkage group LG13, ASM1881202v1, whole genome shotgun sequence genome contains a region encoding:
- the rap1gapl gene encoding rap1 GTPase-activating protein 1 isoform X1, with the protein MEGRNEKLFSRKRSFTFGAYGGIDKFITGNESRSAYSLGLLLWSGVWTQLPHADFSRTLVSVCYSCAESMGHSILDILDSPSSEAKPLTSAPSSQKVTELFAIIEKLQGSRLDEQRCEFPPPLRTRLLKIGDGLPLILPPKSGGYWIDPPLDRHVETSPTLSQGGFGLESYDIMERDSEAKVYQEFFRHRYHHSFTASDPSLGPLVLSVCLEEEENRLRVILRMKECSIHGTFSVSLFQQFPTAVELAKMLCSSVSMSCFEAVSYLKAPEIIMAFDEHRVSQNFKFGVLYQREGQLTEEDILSNTEESEEFLEFLSILGQTVKLQGFTGFRGGLDVSHGQTGNEAVFTSFHGREIMFHVATKLPFTEGDTQQLYSSVFPSQLQRKRHIGNDIVALVYQEGHTPFISDVIRSHFLHCFIAVRRIKRENEGEGGDGGSFQVSVTAREDVPPFGPPLPTPPIFTEGSVLREFLLTKLINAEISCYKAEKFSRLELRTRSSLLEALRSELSSRSQCMLGEPSLPGIPLTEGGRNVPEGGGGFIENFKRAIRVRSHSFDTLGVPKKAGGVAGQRPKDGESEQTSSVGYTEMRGQTSPQDDL; encoded by the exons ATGGAGGGGAGAAACGAGAAGTTGTTCTCCAGAAAAAGAAGTTTCACATTCGGAGCTTATGGCGG GATTGACAAATTCATCACTGGAAATGAGAGCAGGTCAGCTTACAGTTTGGGTTTGTTGCTGTGGTCAGGTGTCTGGACTCAGTTACCACATGCAGACTTTTCCAGAACGCTTGTCTCTGTGTGTTACAGCTGTGCAGAATCCATGGGTCACAGCATACTGGATATTTTGGATTCCCCCTCCAGTGAGGCTAAGCCACTCACTTCTGCACCGTCCAGTCAGAAG GTCACTGAGTTGTTTGCAATCATTGAAAAGCTACAG ggtaGCAGATTGGATGAACAACGTTGTGAGTTTCCACCACCTCTGAGG ACACGGCTGTTAAAGATTGGAGATGGATTACCTCTCATCCTGCCCCCTAAATCTGGAGGTTATTGGATCGACCCTCCCCTGGATAGACACGTGGAGACCAGCCCTACTCTCTCACAGGGGGGATTTGGTCTGGAGAGCTATGACATCATGGAGAGAGACAGTGAAGCTAAAGTCTATCAGGAATTCTTCCGCCATAGA TATCATCATTCGTTCACTGCCAGTGACCCCTCTCTTGGGCCCCTAGTTTTATCTGTTTGTCTTGAGGAAGAGGAAAATCGCCTGAGAGTCATTCTGAG aaTGAAGGAGTGCTCAATTCATGGCACattctctgtttctctctttcaACAATTCCCCACGGCAGTGGAGCTGGCAAAG atGCTGTGCTCAAGTGTCAGCATGTCATGCTTTGAGGCTGTGAGTTACTTAAAG GCCCCAGAGATCATAATGGCATTTGATGAACACAGGGTGTCTCAAAACTTTAAATTTGGTGTCTTATACCAGAGAGAAGGACAG TTAACAGAGGAAGATATTCTCAGTAACACTGAGGAAAGTGAGGAGTTTTTGGAGTTTTTATCAATACTCGGGCAGACAGTCAAACTGCAAGGATTTACTGG CTTCAGGGGAGGTTTGGATGTCTCGCATGGCCAGACAGGAAATGAAGCAGTTTTCACCTCCTTCCATGGACGAGAGATTATGTTCCATGTTGCCACTAAACTGCCGTTCACAGAAGGAGATACACAACAG CTCTACTCTTCTGTTTTCCCCTCTCAGTTACAGAGAAAGAGACACATTGGGAATGATATTGTTGCCCTGGTATATCAGGAGGGTCACACTCCCTTCATTTCGGATGTGATCAGATCCCACTtcttgcattgttttattgcagTGCGGAGaataaagagagaaaatgaGGGAGAAGGAGGAGATGGAGGATCAtttcag gtatCTGTCACTGCTAGGGAGGATGTGCCCCCATTTGGCCCACCCCTTCCTACACCACCCATTTTTACAGAG GGCTCAGTTTTAAGAGAGTTCCTTTTGACCAAACTTATAAATGCTGAAATCTCTTGTTACAAGGCCGAGAAATTCAGTCGACTGGAG TTACGTACACGTTCATCTCTCTTGGAAGCATTGCGATCTGAACTGTCTTCCCGCTCCCAATGCATGTTGGGAGAGCCGTCACTGCCTGGCATCCCCCTCACTGAAGGAGGGAGGAATGTTCCAGAGGGTGGTGGAGGATTCATTGAGAACTTTAAG AGAGCTATTAGAGTGCGAAGCCACTCGTTCGATACCTTGGGAGTACCAAAGAAGGCAGGTGGTGTAGCAGGGCAGCGACCAAAG GATGGTGAAAG CGAGCAGACAAGCAGCGTGGGATACACTGAGATGAGAGGTCAAACCAGCCCTCAGGATGACCTATAG
- the rap1gapl gene encoding rap1 GTPase-activating protein 2 isoform X3: MEGRNEKLFSRKRSFTFGAYGGIDKFITGNESSCAESMGHSILDILDSPSSEAKPLTSAPSSQKVTELFAIIEKLQGSRLDEQRCEFPPPLRTRLLKIGDGLPLILPPKSGGYWIDPPLDRHVETSPTLSQGGFGLESYDIMERDSEAKVYQEFFRHRYHHSFTASDPSLGPLVLSVCLEEEENRLRVILRMKECSIHGTFSVSLFQQFPTAVELAKMLCSSVSMSCFEAVSYLKAPEIIMAFDEHRVSQNFKFGVLYQREGQLTEEDILSNTEESEEFLEFLSILGQTVKLQGFTGFRGGLDVSHGQTGNEAVFTSFHGREIMFHVATKLPFTEGDTQQLYSSVFPSQLQRKRHIGNDIVALVYQEGHTPFISDVIRSHFLHCFIAVRRIKRENEGEGGDGGSFQVSVTAREDVPPFGPPLPTPPIFTEGSVLREFLLTKLINAEISCYKAEKFSRLELRTRSSLLEALRSELSSRSQCMLGEPSLPGIPLTEGGRNVPEGGGGFIENFKRAIRVRSHSFDTLGVPKKAGGVAGQRPKDGESEQTSSVGYTEMRGQTSPQDDL, translated from the exons ATGGAGGGGAGAAACGAGAAGTTGTTCTCCAGAAAAAGAAGTTTCACATTCGGAGCTTATGGCGG GATTGACAAATTCATCACTGGAAATGAGAGCAG CTGTGCAGAATCCATGGGTCACAGCATACTGGATATTTTGGATTCCCCCTCCAGTGAGGCTAAGCCACTCACTTCTGCACCGTCCAGTCAGAAG GTCACTGAGTTGTTTGCAATCATTGAAAAGCTACAG ggtaGCAGATTGGATGAACAACGTTGTGAGTTTCCACCACCTCTGAGG ACACGGCTGTTAAAGATTGGAGATGGATTACCTCTCATCCTGCCCCCTAAATCTGGAGGTTATTGGATCGACCCTCCCCTGGATAGACACGTGGAGACCAGCCCTACTCTCTCACAGGGGGGATTTGGTCTGGAGAGCTATGACATCATGGAGAGAGACAGTGAAGCTAAAGTCTATCAGGAATTCTTCCGCCATAGA TATCATCATTCGTTCACTGCCAGTGACCCCTCTCTTGGGCCCCTAGTTTTATCTGTTTGTCTTGAGGAAGAGGAAAATCGCCTGAGAGTCATTCTGAG aaTGAAGGAGTGCTCAATTCATGGCACattctctgtttctctctttcaACAATTCCCCACGGCAGTGGAGCTGGCAAAG atGCTGTGCTCAAGTGTCAGCATGTCATGCTTTGAGGCTGTGAGTTACTTAAAG GCCCCAGAGATCATAATGGCATTTGATGAACACAGGGTGTCTCAAAACTTTAAATTTGGTGTCTTATACCAGAGAGAAGGACAG TTAACAGAGGAAGATATTCTCAGTAACACTGAGGAAAGTGAGGAGTTTTTGGAGTTTTTATCAATACTCGGGCAGACAGTCAAACTGCAAGGATTTACTGG CTTCAGGGGAGGTTTGGATGTCTCGCATGGCCAGACAGGAAATGAAGCAGTTTTCACCTCCTTCCATGGACGAGAGATTATGTTCCATGTTGCCACTAAACTGCCGTTCACAGAAGGAGATACACAACAG CTCTACTCTTCTGTTTTCCCCTCTCAGTTACAGAGAAAGAGACACATTGGGAATGATATTGTTGCCCTGGTATATCAGGAGGGTCACACTCCCTTCATTTCGGATGTGATCAGATCCCACTtcttgcattgttttattgcagTGCGGAGaataaagagagaaaatgaGGGAGAAGGAGGAGATGGAGGATCAtttcag gtatCTGTCACTGCTAGGGAGGATGTGCCCCCATTTGGCCCACCCCTTCCTACACCACCCATTTTTACAGAG GGCTCAGTTTTAAGAGAGTTCCTTTTGACCAAACTTATAAATGCTGAAATCTCTTGTTACAAGGCCGAGAAATTCAGTCGACTGGAG TTACGTACACGTTCATCTCTCTTGGAAGCATTGCGATCTGAACTGTCTTCCCGCTCCCAATGCATGTTGGGAGAGCCGTCACTGCCTGGCATCCCCCTCACTGAAGGAGGGAGGAATGTTCCAGAGGGTGGTGGAGGATTCATTGAGAACTTTAAG AGAGCTATTAGAGTGCGAAGCCACTCGTTCGATACCTTGGGAGTACCAAAGAAGGCAGGTGGTGTAGCAGGGCAGCGACCAAAG GATGGTGAAAG CGAGCAGACAAGCAGCGTGGGATACACTGAGATGAGAGGTCAAACCAGCCCTCAGGATGACCTATAG
- the LOC125243785 gene encoding uncharacterized protein LOC125243785 gives MDTKKSRVWSTEAEAGARKDGRRKRENGLDRQKGCSNVDEVELKIRMEVGLTGNTGGKNERRTQNQVLGHATKGQSQIKHLRVGVSGSGKTTSKEQMNNEAKGQSRNEDLLKKHVSVKRPTKGPQLDVRADARVGSSLKPGSGHQSRVFLQEKAQPGSRLATSSGTSPSGISVSDYQVLLKSLRINLPKGVLNPKVIRLSQNEGIIQKAQDIVKELENFKLEFNSIPRLGCRELKNSLSLKDNGKVLEITLMIFFEKREQSEANLRAQWKKNVSNTSCGFRFRDKYKTNPISTPTMYATTQTRSWRHLEVGDNLANISEGVTVNVRDIESKDYSDESALWTTSSPQRFGKYFQNPGDERECLKFYHELHEIGTNKKVRYTKGNKVEFGFLSGRIDFLAEIKGEKREKMVIECKGTTGDMISKVFTKPKNGGRCAHLIETHDYCYQVQAYMYILNRVAKQTKGFTSDRAVMVIRHYHKNGQEPRDFYWNYLRKNEAIQQKIDELCVFCEEEVLACFLAVLNLVFQKDT, from the coding sequence atggatacCAAAAAATCCAGGGTGTGGTCTACAGAAGCAGAGGCTGGTGCAAGGAAAGATGGGAGAAGGAAGAGGGAAAATGGGTTGGATAGGCAGAAGGGATGTAGTAATGTTGATGAGGTAGAACTGAAAATAAGGATGGAAGTCGGCTTGACTGGAAATACAGGTGGAAAGAATGAAAGACGAACACAAAACCAGGTTTTAGGACATGCTACAAAGGGACAAAGTCAAATAAAGCATTTGAGAGTGGGGGTATCTGGGAGTGGAAAGACAACTTCCAAAGAACAGATGAACAATGAAGCAAAGGGGCAATCGAGGAATGAAGACTTACTAAAAAAACATGTGAGTGTAAAAAGGCCCACTAAAGGACCACAACTGGATGTCAGGGCTGATGCCAGAGTTGGGAGCAGTTTGAAACCAGGGTCTGGGCACCAGTCAAGggtttttttgcaagaaaaagCGCAGCCTGGTTCCAGATTGGCGACCAGCTCTGGCACCAGCCCCAGTGGAATATCAGTAAGTGACTACCAAGTACTTCTAAAGTCACTCCGCATTAACCTGCCCAAAGGTGTTTTGAATCCTAAAGTCATCAGACTATCACAGAATGAAGGCATCATTCAGAAGGCCCAGGATATTGTAAAAGAGCTGGAAAACTTCAAGCTTGAGTTTAACAGCATTCCACGCCTCGGCTGCCGGGAGCTTAAAAACTCACTGTCACTGAAAGACAATGGAAAAGTTCTTGAAATCACACTGAtgattttctttgaaaaaagaGAACAGTCCGAGGCAAATCTAAGAGCACAGTGGAAAAAGAATGTATCAAACACAAGCTGTGGATTCAGGTTCAGAGACAAATACAAGACAAATCCCATCTCCACACCCACTATGTATGCTACAACACAGACAAGGAGCTGGAGACATTTAGAAGTTGGAGACAATCTTGCAAACATTTCTGAGGGAGTGACAGTGAATGTTCGTGACATTGAGAGCAAAGACTATAGTGACGAGTCAGCTCTCTGGACGACCTCCTCTCCACAAAGGTTCGGCAAATATTTCCAGAACCCAGGAGATGAACGTGAATGCCTCAAGTTCTACCATGAGCTGCATGAAATTGGTACAAACAAGAAAGTGAGGTACACCAAAGGTAACAAAGTAGAGTTTGGATTCCTCTCTGGAAGAATAGACTTCTTAGCAGAAATAAAAGGGGAAAAACGTGAAAAAATGGTGATTGAGTGTAAAGGAACCACTGGAGATATGATCAGCAAAGTCTTCACTAAACCAAAAAATGGTGGTCGTTGTGCACATCTGATTGAAACACATGACTACTGCTATCAAGTTCAGGCCTacatgtacattttaaacagggtagcaaaacaaacaaaaggctTCACCTCTGACAGAGCCGTCATGGTGATCAGACACTACCACAAGAATGGGCAAGAACCCAGAGATTTCTACTGGAATTACCTGAGAAAGAATGAAGCAATACAGCAGAAAATTGATGAActgtgtgttttctgtgaagAAGAGGTTCTGGCCTGTTTCCTGGCTGTTCTAAATCTGGTATTCCAGAAAGACACATAA
- the rap1gapl gene encoding rap1 GTPase-activating protein 1 isoform X2, whose protein sequence is MEGRNEKLFSRKRSFTFGAYGGIDKFITGNESRSAYSLGLLLWSGVWTQLPHADFSRTLVSVCYSCAESMGHSILDILDSPSSEAKPLTSAPSSQKVTELFAIIEKLQGSRLDEQRCEFPPPLRTRLLKIGDGLPLILPPKSGGYWIDPPLDRHVETSPTLSQGGFGLESYDIMERDSEAKVYQEFFRHRYHHSFTASDPSLGPLVLSVCLEEEENRLRVILRMKECSIHGTFSVSLFQQFPTAVELAKMLCSSVSMSCFEAVSYLKAPEIIMAFDEHRVSQNFKFGVLYQREGQLTEEDILSNTEESEEFLEFLSILGQTVKLQGFTGFRGGLDVSHGQTGNEAVFTSFHGREIMFHVATKLPFTEGDTQQLQRKRHIGNDIVALVYQEGHTPFISDVIRSHFLHCFIAVRRIKRENEGEGGDGGSFQVSVTAREDVPPFGPPLPTPPIFTEGSVLREFLLTKLINAEISCYKAEKFSRLELRTRSSLLEALRSELSSRSQCMLGEPSLPGIPLTEGGRNVPEGGGGFIENFKRAIRVRSHSFDTLGVPKKAGGVAGQRPKDGESEQTSSVGYTEMRGQTSPQDDL, encoded by the exons ATGGAGGGGAGAAACGAGAAGTTGTTCTCCAGAAAAAGAAGTTTCACATTCGGAGCTTATGGCGG GATTGACAAATTCATCACTGGAAATGAGAGCAGGTCAGCTTACAGTTTGGGTTTGTTGCTGTGGTCAGGTGTCTGGACTCAGTTACCACATGCAGACTTTTCCAGAACGCTTGTCTCTGTGTGTTACAGCTGTGCAGAATCCATGGGTCACAGCATACTGGATATTTTGGATTCCCCCTCCAGTGAGGCTAAGCCACTCACTTCTGCACCGTCCAGTCAGAAG GTCACTGAGTTGTTTGCAATCATTGAAAAGCTACAG ggtaGCAGATTGGATGAACAACGTTGTGAGTTTCCACCACCTCTGAGG ACACGGCTGTTAAAGATTGGAGATGGATTACCTCTCATCCTGCCCCCTAAATCTGGAGGTTATTGGATCGACCCTCCCCTGGATAGACACGTGGAGACCAGCCCTACTCTCTCACAGGGGGGATTTGGTCTGGAGAGCTATGACATCATGGAGAGAGACAGTGAAGCTAAAGTCTATCAGGAATTCTTCCGCCATAGA TATCATCATTCGTTCACTGCCAGTGACCCCTCTCTTGGGCCCCTAGTTTTATCTGTTTGTCTTGAGGAAGAGGAAAATCGCCTGAGAGTCATTCTGAG aaTGAAGGAGTGCTCAATTCATGGCACattctctgtttctctctttcaACAATTCCCCACGGCAGTGGAGCTGGCAAAG atGCTGTGCTCAAGTGTCAGCATGTCATGCTTTGAGGCTGTGAGTTACTTAAAG GCCCCAGAGATCATAATGGCATTTGATGAACACAGGGTGTCTCAAAACTTTAAATTTGGTGTCTTATACCAGAGAGAAGGACAG TTAACAGAGGAAGATATTCTCAGTAACACTGAGGAAAGTGAGGAGTTTTTGGAGTTTTTATCAATACTCGGGCAGACAGTCAAACTGCAAGGATTTACTGG CTTCAGGGGAGGTTTGGATGTCTCGCATGGCCAGACAGGAAATGAAGCAGTTTTCACCTCCTTCCATGGACGAGAGATTATGTTCCATGTTGCCACTAAACTGCCGTTCACAGAAGGAGATACACAACAG TTACAGAGAAAGAGACACATTGGGAATGATATTGTTGCCCTGGTATATCAGGAGGGTCACACTCCCTTCATTTCGGATGTGATCAGATCCCACTtcttgcattgttttattgcagTGCGGAGaataaagagagaaaatgaGGGAGAAGGAGGAGATGGAGGATCAtttcag gtatCTGTCACTGCTAGGGAGGATGTGCCCCCATTTGGCCCACCCCTTCCTACACCACCCATTTTTACAGAG GGCTCAGTTTTAAGAGAGTTCCTTTTGACCAAACTTATAAATGCTGAAATCTCTTGTTACAAGGCCGAGAAATTCAGTCGACTGGAG TTACGTACACGTTCATCTCTCTTGGAAGCATTGCGATCTGAACTGTCTTCCCGCTCCCAATGCATGTTGGGAGAGCCGTCACTGCCTGGCATCCCCCTCACTGAAGGAGGGAGGAATGTTCCAGAGGGTGGTGGAGGATTCATTGAGAACTTTAAG AGAGCTATTAGAGTGCGAAGCCACTCGTTCGATACCTTGGGAGTACCAAAGAAGGCAGGTGGTGTAGCAGGGCAGCGACCAAAG GATGGTGAAAG CGAGCAGACAAGCAGCGTGGGATACACTGAGATGAGAGGTCAAACCAGCCCTCAGGATGACCTATAG
- the rps9 gene encoding 40S ribosomal protein S9, whose amino-acid sequence MPVARSWVCSKTYVTPRRPFEKSRLDQELKLIGEYGLRNKREVWRVKFTLAKIRKAARELLTLDEKDARRLFEGNALLRRLVRIGVLDEGKMKLDYILGLKVEDFLERRLQTQVFKLGLAKSIHHARVLIRQRHIRVRKQVVNIPSFVVRLDSQKHIDFSLRSPYGGGRPGRVKRKNAKKAQGGAGGGDDEEED is encoded by the exons ATGCCGGTTGCCAGGAGTTGGGTTTGTAGTAAGACGTACGTCACCCCCAGACGTCCCTTCGAGAAGTCACGTCTCGACCAGGAGTTGAAGCTCATTG GCGAGTATGGACTCAGGAACAAGAGAGAGGTCTGGCGGGTGAAGTTCACTCTGGCCAAAATCCGCAAGGCTGCCAGAGAGCTTCTCACTCTGGATGAGAAGGATGCTAGACGTCTCTTTGAAG gtAATGCTTTGCTTAGGCGTCTGGTGCGCATTGGAGTGCTGGATGAGGGCAAGATGAAGCTCGATTACATTCTGGGCTTGAAAGTGGAGGATTTCTTGGAGAGGAGGCTGCAGACCCAGGTCTTCAAGCTTGGCCTTGCCAAGAGCATCCACCACGCGCGTGTGCTCATCCGTCAGAGGCACATCCG GGTGCGCAAGCAGGTTGTGAACATCCCTTCCTTTGTGGTGAGGCTGGACAGCCAGAAGCACATTGACTTCTCTCTCCGCTCTCCATACGGTGGCGGTCGCCCTGGCCGCGTGAAGAGAAAGAACGCCAAGAAGgcccagggtggtgctggaggcGGTGATGACGAAGAGGAGGATTAA
- the rap1gapl gene encoding rap1 GTPase-activating protein 2 isoform X4, protein MEGRNEKLFSRKRSFTFGAYGGIDKFITGNESSCAESMGHSILDILDSPSSEAKPLTSAPSSQKVTELFAIIEKLQGSRLDEQRCEFPPPLRTRLLKIGDGLPLILPPKSGGYWIDPPLDRHVETSPTLSQGGFGLESYDIMERDSEAKVYQEFFRHRYHHSFTASDPSLGPLVLSVCLEEEENRLRVILRMKECSIHGTFSVSLFQQFPTAVELAKMLCSSVSMSCFEAVSYLKAPEIIMAFDEHRVSQNFKFGVLYQREGQLTEEDILSNTEESEEFLEFLSILGQTVKLQGFTGFRGGLDVSHGQTGNEAVFTSFHGREIMFHVATKLPFTEGDTQQLQRKRHIGNDIVALVYQEGHTPFISDVIRSHFLHCFIAVRRIKRENEGEGGDGGSFQVSVTAREDVPPFGPPLPTPPIFTEGSVLREFLLTKLINAEISCYKAEKFSRLELRTRSSLLEALRSELSSRSQCMLGEPSLPGIPLTEGGRNVPEGGGGFIENFKRAIRVRSHSFDTLGVPKKAGGVAGQRPKDGESEQTSSVGYTEMRGQTSPQDDL, encoded by the exons ATGGAGGGGAGAAACGAGAAGTTGTTCTCCAGAAAAAGAAGTTTCACATTCGGAGCTTATGGCGG GATTGACAAATTCATCACTGGAAATGAGAGCAG CTGTGCAGAATCCATGGGTCACAGCATACTGGATATTTTGGATTCCCCCTCCAGTGAGGCTAAGCCACTCACTTCTGCACCGTCCAGTCAGAAG GTCACTGAGTTGTTTGCAATCATTGAAAAGCTACAG ggtaGCAGATTGGATGAACAACGTTGTGAGTTTCCACCACCTCTGAGG ACACGGCTGTTAAAGATTGGAGATGGATTACCTCTCATCCTGCCCCCTAAATCTGGAGGTTATTGGATCGACCCTCCCCTGGATAGACACGTGGAGACCAGCCCTACTCTCTCACAGGGGGGATTTGGTCTGGAGAGCTATGACATCATGGAGAGAGACAGTGAAGCTAAAGTCTATCAGGAATTCTTCCGCCATAGA TATCATCATTCGTTCACTGCCAGTGACCCCTCTCTTGGGCCCCTAGTTTTATCTGTTTGTCTTGAGGAAGAGGAAAATCGCCTGAGAGTCATTCTGAG aaTGAAGGAGTGCTCAATTCATGGCACattctctgtttctctctttcaACAATTCCCCACGGCAGTGGAGCTGGCAAAG atGCTGTGCTCAAGTGTCAGCATGTCATGCTTTGAGGCTGTGAGTTACTTAAAG GCCCCAGAGATCATAATGGCATTTGATGAACACAGGGTGTCTCAAAACTTTAAATTTGGTGTCTTATACCAGAGAGAAGGACAG TTAACAGAGGAAGATATTCTCAGTAACACTGAGGAAAGTGAGGAGTTTTTGGAGTTTTTATCAATACTCGGGCAGACAGTCAAACTGCAAGGATTTACTGG CTTCAGGGGAGGTTTGGATGTCTCGCATGGCCAGACAGGAAATGAAGCAGTTTTCACCTCCTTCCATGGACGAGAGATTATGTTCCATGTTGCCACTAAACTGCCGTTCACAGAAGGAGATACACAACAG TTACAGAGAAAGAGACACATTGGGAATGATATTGTTGCCCTGGTATATCAGGAGGGTCACACTCCCTTCATTTCGGATGTGATCAGATCCCACTtcttgcattgttttattgcagTGCGGAGaataaagagagaaaatgaGGGAGAAGGAGGAGATGGAGGATCAtttcag gtatCTGTCACTGCTAGGGAGGATGTGCCCCCATTTGGCCCACCCCTTCCTACACCACCCATTTTTACAGAG GGCTCAGTTTTAAGAGAGTTCCTTTTGACCAAACTTATAAATGCTGAAATCTCTTGTTACAAGGCCGAGAAATTCAGTCGACTGGAG TTACGTACACGTTCATCTCTCTTGGAAGCATTGCGATCTGAACTGTCTTCCCGCTCCCAATGCATGTTGGGAGAGCCGTCACTGCCTGGCATCCCCCTCACTGAAGGAGGGAGGAATGTTCCAGAGGGTGGTGGAGGATTCATTGAGAACTTTAAG AGAGCTATTAGAGTGCGAAGCCACTCGTTCGATACCTTGGGAGTACCAAAGAAGGCAGGTGGTGTAGCAGGGCAGCGACCAAAG GATGGTGAAAG CGAGCAGACAAGCAGCGTGGGATACACTGAGATGAGAGGTCAAACCAGCCCTCAGGATGACCTATAG